Proteins from a genomic interval of Hornefia porci:
- a CDS encoding AraC family transcriptional regulator yields MLEETISYQDNFPISITVANISRYPIHYHKDTEIVYVLDGSISLRNGYCTYSLSAGDIFTNAGHEVHTMKSDTENITAVFHISNLFFTQFFPELPKGCFRTNPSSEPSPRLSHLKHTLLQMLIAYLQKNINYRDACIEHCMEVVRTLHQHFNLFAFNDDVVVHFNCDNPVIEERISHVINYIYANHELKITLNDLAEMEHLSSYYLSHLIHQYCGISFRDFLSFARAEWSEIYLLETDKKINTVAHMVGFSTSRYYEDAFVRWFGHTPREHRAANRNNVISPDNLPVLEPVTVSRILDTARRLSSRLIRQDTNLSLAKRIHLTDRIPSGAEPISAFRHHLKLSVTAADFDSIGYSLFDHLRQLRCTEVVLICRDGDDPGRCDELEQKFLKRGISVELRNRLFPGEQKHYGFDSVAGLIYIVRQGVIEPHSTISLGLRDQGDPNILLKGGRSLLTSGGVPKPMYTGLNFLVSNDGELILRNKYYAAVRLHNEEAYILMAMNYNSDILGLCQGADTIYHADDVLNAFQDELTVNISIALNPGEYLITRYSTSTFDSMFGLMSKLHFPEKLPLKYDIHLEYTTDPIVDAYVEQVRSELSVDMNFRGAGVQAALIQKI; encoded by the coding sequence ATGCTGGAAGAAACAATATCGTACCAGGATAATTTCCCCATCTCAATTACGGTCGCAAACATCTCACGGTATCCAATCCACTATCATAAAGACACCGAGATTGTCTATGTTCTGGATGGCTCCATAAGTCTCCGGAACGGCTACTGCACCTATTCACTCAGCGCAGGAGATATTTTTACAAACGCCGGCCACGAAGTGCATACCATGAAATCGGACACCGAAAACATTACAGCGGTATTTCATATCAGCAATCTTTTTTTCACACAGTTTTTTCCCGAACTGCCCAAGGGCTGTTTCCGCACCAATCCGTCAAGCGAACCGAGCCCGCGGCTGTCTCATCTGAAGCACACCCTGCTTCAGATGCTCATCGCGTACCTGCAGAAAAATATCAATTACCGCGACGCCTGTATTGAGCATTGCATGGAGGTTGTCCGCACTCTGCATCAGCATTTTAACCTGTTCGCCTTTAATGACGATGTAGTTGTCCATTTCAACTGCGACAACCCTGTAATTGAAGAGCGCATCAGTCATGTGATCAACTATATATACGCCAATCACGAACTGAAAATCACGCTGAATGACCTTGCTGAAATGGAGCATCTCAGTTCCTATTACCTCTCCCACCTGATCCATCAGTACTGCGGAATCAGTTTCAGAGATTTCCTTTCCTTCGCAAGGGCAGAATGGTCAGAAATTTATCTTTTGGAAACCGACAAAAAGATAAACACCGTGGCTCATATGGTAGGATTTTCCACGTCCCGATATTACGAGGACGCATTTGTCCGGTGGTTCGGTCATACGCCCCGTGAACATCGGGCGGCAAACCGCAATAACGTCATCAGCCCGGATAATCTGCCGGTTCTGGAGCCGGTCACGGTTTCCCGGATTCTGGACACCGCACGCAGACTGAGTTCCCGTCTTATACGGCAGGATACCAATCTGTCCCTGGCGAAAAGAATCCATCTGACAGACAGAATTCCATCAGGCGCAGAGCCGATTTCCGCCTTCCGGCATCATCTGAAATTATCCGTTACCGCCGCCGATTTCGATTCCATAGGATACAGCCTGTTCGATCACCTGCGCCAGCTCCGCTGCACAGAGGTGGTTCTGATCTGCCGGGACGGCGATGACCCGGGGCGATGTGATGAACTGGAACAAAAGTTTCTTAAGAGAGGGATCTCGGTGGAACTCCGGAATCGCCTTTTTCCGGGTGAACAAAAGCACTACGGCTTCGATTCCGTGGCCGGTTTGATTTACATTGTGCGCCAGGGCGTTATAGAACCGCACAGCACGATCAGTCTCGGTCTGCGCGACCAGGGGGACCCGAACATTCTTCTGAAGGGCGGGCGCAGTCTCCTTACCTCGGGAGGCGTCCCCAAGCCGATGTATACGGGGCTGAATTTCCTCGTTTCAAACGACGGCGAACTGATTCTCCGAAATAAATATTATGCAGCCGTACGGCTGCATAATGAAGAGGCTTATATTCTCATGGCAATGAACTACAACAGCGACATACTGGGACTTTGTCAGGGAGCAGACACAATCTATCACGCAGACGATGTGCTGAACGCATTTCAGGACGAACTGACCGTGAACATCTCAATCGCTCTGAACCCCGGCGAATACCTGATTACCCGGTATTCCACCAGCACCTTTGACAGCATGTTCGGACTGATGAGCAAACTTCATTTTCCGGAGAAACTGCCCCTGAAATATGATATCCATCTGGAATACACCACAGACCCGATCGTGGACGCCTATGTGGAGCAGGTCCGCTCCGAGCTTTCCGTTGACATGAATTTCAGGGGAGCCGGCGTTCAGGCAGCACTGATACAGAAAATCTGA
- a CDS encoding amidohydrolase, whose amino-acid sequence MGNRILIKNGNCMTMDRGRRCEWVLLEEDRIVKLGDGDGYRQYETEGVRQIDAAGATVLPGFIDNHFHLINSALMASWVSLEGAENFPDMGERLRKACAEGRKVVLAYNLSVEELAENRFPSRTELDRICDDRPVILLSRDVHTIVLNTYAILYYKMPFAANGVGLDGRKMPTGIFRGQAAALLEERINEIFTPEDFDEATQAFLPALFCEGVTTIAAMEGGNHLTGHGHNSECDFLAKNAAWYPLSIELFYQTTDVRMVADKGLRRIGGALYIDGTFGTHSASLTTDYADMPGVRGHNFFTDEYMRSFVEECCENGLQIGFDAIGDAAIDSVLDALEYAARTRNVKAMRHRIEHAELIRTDQMEKAARLGVVLCMQPGYEARWGFPGGMYEERLGGRYGETNRFREILDHGITICGGSDHSVCEISPMAAISSAVSHPVPENSITRQEALEMYTINGAYALFLEKEKGSITEGKTADLIILDRNLDEVRDSDLAEVRVNLTIKNGEIIYERTDAC is encoded by the coding sequence ATGGGAAACCGGATACTGATAAAAAACGGAAACTGTATGACAATGGATCGGGGACGGCGCTGTGAATGGGTGCTGCTTGAAGAGGACCGGATCGTGAAGCTCGGAGACGGCGACGGATACCGGCAGTATGAAACGGAGGGCGTCCGTCAGATTGACGCCGCGGGAGCGACCGTGCTCCCGGGATTTATCGACAATCATTTTCACCTGATAAACAGTGCGCTGATGGCGAGCTGGGTCAGTCTGGAGGGTGCGGAGAATTTCCCGGACATGGGAGAACGGCTCCGCAAAGCCTGTGCGGAAGGGCGGAAGGTGGTTCTTGCGTATAACCTGAGCGTTGAGGAGCTGGCGGAGAACCGTTTTCCCTCGCGTACAGAGCTCGACCGGATCTGTGACGACCGTCCGGTGATCCTGCTTTCGAGAGACGTGCATACAATTGTTCTGAACACGTATGCGATTTTGTATTACAAAATGCCGTTCGCGGCGAATGGCGTCGGGCTGGACGGCAGAAAGATGCCCACGGGGATTTTTCGCGGGCAGGCGGCGGCGCTGCTGGAGGAGCGGATTAATGAGATTTTCACTCCGGAGGATTTCGACGAAGCGACGCAGGCGTTTCTCCCCGCTCTCTTTTGTGAAGGCGTGACGACCATCGCCGCGATGGAAGGCGGCAATCACCTGACGGGACACGGACACAACAGCGAGTGCGACTTCCTTGCGAAAAACGCGGCGTGGTATCCGCTCTCCATCGAACTGTTTTATCAGACAACGGATGTGCGCATGGTGGCGGACAAAGGCCTCCGCCGTATCGGCGGAGCGTTATATATTGACGGAACGTTCGGGACTCACAGCGCGTCTTTGACTACAGATTACGCGGATATGCCGGGCGTCCGGGGGCACAATTTCTTTACGGATGAATACATGCGCTCCTTTGTTGAAGAATGCTGTGAAAACGGGCTGCAGATCGGTTTCGACGCAATCGGCGACGCTGCCATAGACTCTGTGCTGGACGCCCTCGAGTATGCGGCGCGAACCCGGAATGTGAAGGCGATGCGGCACCGGATCGAGCACGCCGAGCTGATCCGGACTGATCAGATGGAGAAGGCGGCCCGGCTGGGCGTGGTGCTCTGTATGCAGCCCGGTTATGAGGCGAGATGGGGCTTTCCGGGAGGAATGTATGAGGAGCGGCTGGGTGGACGCTACGGAGAGACGAACCGTTTTCGCGAAATTCTGGATCACGGGATCACGATCTGCGGGGGCTCTGACCACAGCGTATGTGAAATCAGTCCGATGGCCGCGATTTCGAGCGCGGTCAGTCATCCTGTGCCGGAGAACAGTATAACGAGGCAGGAGGCGCTGGAGATGTACACGATCAACGGAGCGTATGCTTTGTTCCTGGAGAAGGAAAAGGGCAGCATCACGGAGGGAAAGACGGCCGATCTGATTATTCTGGACCGGAACCTGGACGAGGTGAGGGATTCGGATCTGGCCGAGGTCAGGGTGAATCTCACGATAAAAAACGGCGAGATCATCTATGAAAGGACAGACGCATGCTGA
- a CDS encoding amidohydrolase has translation MSKTLLYNAKVYVERGHFEEAVLVEDGIIRAVGGNKELLAAADAETEKRDCEGRTLIPGLNDSHMHFMQFGETRNQAMIEGVTSIDEMIRICREFAEAHPGHVKSGMHAIGWNQDLFTDGDRMPDRHDLDRISTDYPIVLERVCGHIVSVNTTLLNMLHVKENPEFKKEDFGVDENGEPNGLFYGNGTNLAKKVVPDFSLEERHRIILETMDYCVSHGLTSVQSNDVGTTFMDGPVAFDLFHKIYNSGEGKLRYRHQVCFNDLNEFRDYLENGEYAHREELYPKDSWLTLGPLKLFKDGSLGARTALMTNGYVGAPDNHGLEWIASDDMDEYCRLAGEHNLQVVTHCIGDEAVKRAIDSYEKAFVDGKNALRHTVIHCQVTSEELLDRIADEGILVFAQPIFLDYDMRILEELVGKELAATSYAWGSLPRKGAHVAYGTDCPVEDCNPFPNIYMAVTRKNLNGEPAGGFYPDECVDVETAVDAYTVESAYGEFMEDIKGRIKEGYYADMVLLDSDIFTVDPDRIKDILPVMTMVGGRIVFEK, from the coding sequence ATGAGTAAGACACTTTTATACAACGCGAAGGTATATGTCGAACGAGGTCATTTTGAGGAAGCCGTCCTGGTTGAGGACGGAATCATCCGGGCTGTCGGCGGGAACAAAGAGCTGCTGGCCGCGGCGGACGCCGAAACGGAAAAGAGGGACTGCGAGGGCAGAACACTGATTCCGGGCCTGAACGATTCTCATATGCATTTTATGCAGTTCGGTGAAACCAGGAACCAGGCGATGATCGAAGGCGTCACGTCGATTGACGAAATGATCCGCATCTGTCGTGAATTTGCGGAGGCGCATCCCGGCCATGTGAAGAGCGGCATGCACGCCATCGGCTGGAATCAGGATCTCTTTACTGACGGCGACCGGATGCCGGACCGCCACGATCTGGACAGAATCAGCACGGATTATCCCATCGTGCTGGAGCGTGTCTGCGGCCACATCGTTTCTGTCAACACGACACTGCTGAACATGCTGCATGTGAAGGAAAATCCGGAGTTCAAAAAAGAGGATTTCGGCGTTGATGAAAATGGAGAGCCCAACGGACTCTTCTACGGCAACGGCACGAATCTCGCGAAAAAGGTTGTGCCGGACTTCTCCCTCGAGGAGCGTCACAGAATCATACTGGAAACCATGGACTACTGCGTTTCCCACGGCCTTACCAGCGTTCAGAGCAACGACGTGGGAACCACATTCATGGACGGTCCCGTTGCCTTTGATCTGTTCCACAAAATCTATAACAGCGGCGAGGGAAAACTGCGTTACCGTCATCAGGTCTGCTTCAACGATCTGAATGAATTCCGCGATTATCTGGAAAACGGCGAGTACGCCCATCGAGAGGAGCTTTACCCGAAGGATTCCTGGCTGACGCTTGGACCGCTGAAGCTGTTCAAGGACGGAAGTCTCGGCGCACGGACGGCGCTGATGACAAACGGGTATGTCGGAGCGCCGGACAACCACGGACTGGAATGGATTGCTTCGGATGACATGGATGAATACTGCAGGCTCGCCGGGGAACACAATCTCCAGGTTGTTACGCACTGCATCGGCGACGAAGCGGTCAAGAGGGCTATCGACAGCTACGAGAAAGCTTTTGTTGACGGCAAAAATGCTCTGAGACACACCGTCATCCATTGTCAGGTGACCAGCGAGGAGTTGCTCGACCGGATCGCAGACGAGGGAATTCTGGTGTTCGCGCAGCCGATCTTCCTGGATTATGATATGCGCATTCTGGAAGAGCTTGTCGGCAAGGAGCTGGCCGCCACCTCCTACGCCTGGGGAAGTCTCCCCCGCAAGGGCGCTCACGTCGCATACGGCACGGACTGCCCGGTGGAGGACTGCAACCCGTTCCCGAACATCTACATGGCGGTTACCAGAAAAAATCTTAACGGCGAACCTGCCGGCGGATTCTACCCCGATGAATGTGTGGATGTGGAGACGGCGGTGGACGCGTATACCGTTGAGAGCGCCTACGGCGAGTTCATGGAAGACATCAAGGGCCGCATTAAAGAGGGCTATTACGCCGACATGGTGCTGCTCGACAGCGACATCTTCACGGTTGATCCCGACAGAATCAAGGATATCCTTCCTGTCATGACGATGGTGGGCGGCCGGATCGTCTTTGAGAAATAG
- a CDS encoding helix-turn-helix domain-containing protein, protein MILADKIMELRKRAGWSQEQLAERLGVSRQSVSKWESAQSIPDMSKILQLSGLFGVSTDYLLKDEIEEADVTSDAGVMECDGEETSLRRVTMEMAGSFLEAKTATAPKIAFGVMLCILSPVALIFLSGASEYGMIPIEEDRATMTGLIPTILFIAAGVALFVSAGMKLGKYEYLEKEPIDTVYGVEGMVRDRMKKWEDTYRRMMVIGIGLCVIACLPIFIAGAIFRSDEDMPMILAVCLLLVLVSAGVYLIVRASVTWNGYRALLEEGEYSRSHKKINRSVSGAYWGITVAIYLGSSFLSGRWEMTWIIWPVAGVLYGAIVEILETRSRNS, encoded by the coding sequence ATGATACTGGCAGACAAAATCATGGAACTCAGAAAGAGAGCGGGATGGTCCCAGGAACAGCTGGCAGAGAGACTGGGAGTGAGCCGCCAGTCGGTCTCCAAATGGGAGAGCGCTCAGTCCATTCCGGACATGAGCAAAATTCTGCAGCTGTCCGGGCTGTTCGGCGTGAGTACGGATTATCTGTTAAAGGATGAAATTGAGGAAGCGGACGTGACGTCTGACGCCGGCGTGATGGAATGTGACGGAGAGGAAACATCTCTGAGGAGAGTCACTATGGAAATGGCCGGAAGTTTTCTCGAAGCTAAGACGGCGACGGCGCCGAAGATCGCCTTTGGCGTGATGCTTTGTATCTTATCCCCTGTAGCGCTGATTTTTCTCAGCGGTGCGTCGGAATACGGCATGATCCCCATAGAAGAGGATCGGGCGACGATGACCGGACTCATTCCGACGATTTTATTCATCGCCGCGGGGGTTGCTCTTTTTGTATCCGCCGGAATGAAACTCGGGAAGTATGAATACCTGGAGAAAGAGCCTATCGATACAGTTTACGGAGTCGAAGGCATGGTACGGGACCGGATGAAAAAATGGGAAGATACGTACCGACGCATGATGGTGATCGGCATCGGTCTGTGTGTTATTGCCTGCCTCCCCATTTTTATCGCAGGAGCGATATTCCGGAGCGATGAAGATATGCCTATGATCCTTGCAGTCTGTCTGCTGCTGGTTCTTGTATCGGCAGGAGTCTATCTGATCGTGCGGGCATCCGTCACCTGGAACGGTTATCGCGCACTGCTGGAGGAAGGTGAATATTCCCGTTCCCACAAAAAAATCAATCGTTCTGTTTCCGGGGCGTATTGGGGAATTACGGTTGCGATTTACCTGGGGAGTAGTTTCCTGAGCGGCAGATGGGAGATGACATGGATCATCTGGCCGGTGGCCGGCGTGCTGTATGGAGCCATCGTCGAAATACTCGAGACCAGGAGCCGGAATTCCTGA
- a CDS encoding HNH endonuclease domain-containing protein produces MQLPVSQQVNTASLARIFDNKSESYKLFWFKAILHQVGQGKDEITFRTLIERMIVDAWYMVSEYRLNLGPSDTLEKTVKYIAEQEKFRPTESEDVLLSYLRTDGDRQLRTNMRKLSLNVPYRLQAPLMERPDDRLWSRPAEIVDYINMQTGMIYTIYREGALDSRIRIAPEWMDYFRSNLGILLGWTDYNLIIYLQRRNPTVPGIANKIYPPQERNLTRVTKYWKHIVRNLEVADIYTGDRMTTKDLSIDHFVPWSYVASDELWNLVPTTRSVNSSKSNNLPRWEKYFDRLVQTEFQAYRLLATDKTAEMLFN; encoded by the coding sequence ATGCAGCTTCCTGTATCACAACAAGTAAATACTGCCAGTCTGGCACGAATTTTTGACAACAAAAGCGAAAGCTATAAGCTGTTCTGGTTTAAGGCGATTCTGCATCAGGTCGGCCAGGGAAAGGATGAGATTACTTTCCGGACGCTGATTGAGCGTATGATTGTTGACGCGTGGTATATGGTCAGCGAGTACAGACTTAATCTGGGGCCGTCTGATACACTGGAAAAGACCGTAAAATATATCGCAGAGCAGGAGAAATTTCGGCCGACAGAGAGCGAGGACGTTCTTTTGTCATATCTGAGAACCGACGGAGACAGACAGCTAAGGACAAATATGCGGAAACTGTCGCTGAACGTTCCATACCGTCTGCAGGCCCCGCTGATGGAAAGACCGGACGATCGGCTCTGGAGCAGACCGGCCGAAATTGTTGATTATATCAATATGCAGACCGGGATGATATACACCATTTATCGCGAGGGAGCATTGGACAGCAGGATACGGATTGCGCCGGAGTGGATGGACTATTTCCGCAGCAATCTGGGAATCCTTCTCGGCTGGACTGACTATAATCTGATTATTTATCTTCAGCGCAGAAATCCGACGGTGCCCGGCATCGCGAACAAAATTTACCCGCCGCAGGAGCGAAACCTTACCAGGGTCACAAAATATTGGAAGCATATCGTTCGGAATCTTGAGGTTGCCGATATTTATACAGGCGATCGGATGACAACAAAGGATTTATCCATTGATCATTTTGTTCCATGGTCGTATGTTGCCAGTGATGAATTGTGGAATCTTGTCCCTACGACTCGAAGTGTAAACAGCAGCAAAAGCAACAATCTGCCTCGCTGGGAGAAATACTTCGACAGACTCGTACAGACAGAATTTCAGGCATACAGGCTGCTGGCGACAGACAAAACGGCGGAAATGCTGTTTAATTAA
- a CDS encoding amino acid permease: MSKDTGNNNSLHRGLKGRHLQMIAIGGSIGTGLFLAMGGTIRDAGPGGAMVAYAIMSVVVYFMMTALGEMATELPIPGAFTSYANRFVDPAWGFTNGWAYWFGSSMTVAAELIAGAIIIKYWFPDVNSAVFVVLFLAVLLALNLFSVKGFGEAEFWFAGIKVVITVIFLVVGVLMIVGIMHSGEDAGFHNWVLDGGKAGKAPFVNGIGGMVGIFMVAAFSFSNTELVGLSAAESENPKHDVPKAIHSVFWRLVIFYLGTIFVVATLIPFTEPSLLDASESNVAAAPYTIIFRNAGFAAAASLMNAVILTSVLSCGNSSMYAASRTMQHMAEKGDAPKFFAKISKRGVPVRAVLLTAFIAAFAFVASLLGDGVAYTAAYYLCGIAGVYNWLTISFAHYRFRKGWVKQGRSLDELDYKSPLYPAGSIFTIVVCVIVCFGANWWVFTDFNWFDFITCYAIIPLSIVMFFVYKKVKHTKWVAYEDMDFTPPEGISRQDISAVD, translated from the coding sequence ATGAGTAAAGACACCGGAAACAATAACTCTCTTCACAGAGGGCTGAAGGGCAGACATCTTCAGATGATCGCCATCGGAGGCTCAATCGGAACCGGTCTGTTCCTGGCAATGGGCGGAACGATCCGTGATGCGGGTCCGGGCGGAGCGATGGTCGCTTACGCGATCATGAGCGTAGTTGTATATTTTATGATGACGGCGTTAGGGGAAATGGCGACGGAATTGCCGATACCGGGCGCATTCACGTCTTACGCGAACCGTTTTGTCGATCCGGCGTGGGGATTTACAAACGGATGGGCGTACTGGTTTGGCAGCTCCATGACAGTGGCCGCAGAGCTGATTGCAGGAGCGATTATTATAAAATACTGGTTTCCGGACGTCAATTCCGCAGTATTTGTCGTCCTGTTCCTGGCAGTTCTGCTGGCGCTAAATCTGTTCTCTGTTAAAGGATTCGGCGAGGCAGAGTTCTGGTTCGCCGGAATCAAGGTTGTGATTACGGTAATTTTCCTGGTGGTCGGCGTACTGATGATCGTCGGTATTATGCACAGCGGCGAGGACGCCGGGTTTCACAACTGGGTGCTGGATGGAGGAAAAGCCGGAAAAGCACCGTTTGTAAACGGAATCGGAGGGATGGTCGGTATTTTCATGGTCGCGGCGTTCTCTTTCTCGAATACGGAGCTCGTCGGACTTTCCGCGGCTGAATCGGAAAATCCGAAGCATGACGTTCCGAAGGCAATCCACAGCGTGTTCTGGAGACTGGTGATCTTCTATCTGGGAACGATCTTTGTTGTGGCGACATTGATCCCATTCACAGAACCGTCTCTGCTGGATGCATCTGAGAGCAATGTGGCAGCGGCGCCTTACACAATCATCTTCCGGAATGCCGGATTTGCCGCTGCGGCGTCTCTGATGAACGCGGTAATTCTCACGTCTGTCCTGTCCTGCGGGAACTCTTCTATGTATGCGGCCTCCAGAACCATGCAGCATATGGCGGAGAAGGGAGACGCCCCGAAGTTTTTCGCGAAGATCAGCAAGAGGGGCGTGCCGGTGAGAGCTGTCCTGCTTACCGCTTTCATTGCAGCGTTCGCTTTTGTTGCATCTTTGCTGGGAGACGGCGTGGCATATACTGCAGCTTACTATCTCTGCGGAATCGCAGGCGTCTACAACTGGCTGACAATCAGTTTCGCTCACTACAGATTCAGGAAAGGCTGGGTCAAGCAGGGACGTTCGCTGGATGAGCTGGACTACAAGTCGCCGCTTTATCCTGCCGGATCGATATTTACAATCGTTGTCTGCGTCATCGTATGCTTCGGTGCCAACTGGTGGGTATTTACGGATTTCAACTGGTTTGATTTCATCACCTGCTATGCCATCATTCCGTTGTCAATTGTAATGTTCTTTGTTTACAAAAAGGTAAAGCATACGAAATGGGTTGCCTATGAGGATATGGATTTTACACCGCCGGAGGGCATCAGCAGGCAGGATATCTCGGCAGTTGACTGA
- a CDS encoding APC family permease, protein MNDEKKLAELTTEQTEFKREIGVFGGVSIIGGIMIGSGIFYLGSYVLQRTGMNSGLALICWIVAGVISLFAGLCYAELGCAMPKAGGRLVYLNEAYHPVFGFMAGFTDWLVGGPGSIAAVSIAMMTVLKPFVGLSDTGVKIAAIILIVGATLYNLIGVKVASVIQDISLVAKLVPILIILVAALVAGKASPDLSLGSASTYAAENHTSIIGMMAIAIVAALWAYEGWSNLNTVTEEIKNPKRNLPLAIIIGIGGVTVLYTLFNFAIMKVLPHETIVNMINNEDLYLGTAVAKQVLGSAGAVVVSVGMILAMFGSMNGMILAQPRMYYAMAEEGHFFKSFAKLHPRYRIPTVPIIVQGVLSCVLVLLRNLDQLTNLVVLSVMLFNVLVIIAVPILRRKYPDIERPYKVWLYPVSVVVVAAIFVGLFIQGAIEDPVNGFAGFAVPAVGAVVYYIFDRKIKKEAKGNE, encoded by the coding sequence ATGAATGATGAAAAGAAGCTGGCCGAACTGACCACTGAACAGACCGAGTTTAAGAGAGAAATCGGCGTGTTCGGCGGCGTCAGCATTATCGGCGGAATTATGATCGGATCCGGGATATTCTATCTGGGATCTTATGTTTTACAAAGAACCGGCATGAACAGCGGTCTGGCGCTGATCTGCTGGATTGTCGCGGGAGTCATCTCCCTGTTCGCGGGACTCTGCTATGCGGAGCTTGGATGCGCGATGCCGAAGGCGGGCGGCCGTCTGGTGTATCTGAACGAGGCGTATCACCCGGTGTTCGGCTTCATGGCCGGGTTCACCGACTGGCTGGTGGGAGGCCCCGGTTCTATCGCCGCGGTGTCCATCGCGATGATGACAGTGCTGAAGCCCTTTGTGGGCCTGAGCGATACAGGCGTAAAGATTGCCGCGATCATTCTGATTGTCGGCGCGACTCTGTATAATCTGATCGGAGTGAAGGTTGCGTCGGTGATCCAGGACATCTCTCTGGTCGCCAAGCTGGTTCCGATTCTGATCATCCTGGTCGCCGCCCTGGTCGCGGGCAAGGCGAGCCCGGATCTGTCCCTCGGCTCCGCATCGACATACGCCGCGGAGAATCATACGAGCATCATTGGAATGATGGCGATTGCGATCGTCGCCGCGCTGTGGGCATATGAGGGCTGGAGCAACCTGAATACCGTTACAGAGGAAATCAAGAATCCGAAGAGAAACCTTCCGCTGGCGATTATCATCGGAATCGGCGGAGTAACGGTGCTGTATACTTTGTTCAACTTCGCGATCATGAAGGTTCTGCCTCATGAAACGATCGTGAATATGATTAACAACGAAGACCTGTATCTGGGCACGGCTGTCGCGAAACAGGTACTGGGCAGCGCCGGCGCGGTCGTCGTGTCCGTCGGAATGATTCTGGCGATGTTCGGTTCCATGAACGGAATGATTCTGGCCCAGCCGAGAATGTACTATGCGATGGCAGAGGAGGGACATTTCTTCAAGAGCTTTGCGAAGCTTCATCCCAGGTACAGAATCCCGACAGTGCCGATCATCGTTCAGGGCGTGCTGTCCTGTGTCCTGGTGCTTCTGCGTAACCTGGATCAGCTGACGAATCTGGTCGTTCTCTCCGTGATGCTGTTCAATGTTCTGGTTATCATCGCGGTTCCGATTCTGCGCCGGAAGTATCCTGACATTGAACGCCCGTACAAAGTATGGCTTTACCCGGTATCCGTCGTCGTTGTTGCGGCGATCTTCGTGGGACTGTTCATTCAGGGCGCGATTGAGGATCCGGTAAACGGATTCGCGGGCTTTGCCGTACCGGCTGTCGGCGCGGTGGTATATTACATCTTCGACAGAAAAATCAAAAAGGAAGCGAAGGGAAATGAGTAA
- a CDS encoding class I SAM-dependent methyltransferase — translation MNKTTDYYNRAAESYFQSTEGADFTEAYERFLKYVPEGGRIMDAGCGSGRDAAAFNRKGYRAEGIDASAELARLAKENFRIKVTVCNMANWRANHPYDGIWCCASLLHLAEPV, via the coding sequence ATGAACAAGACTACAGATTATTATAACCGTGCCGCGGAAAGTTATTTCCAATCTACAGAGGGCGCAGATTTTACAGAAGCATATGAACGTTTCCTGAAATATGTACCCGAAGGCGGCCGCATTATGGATGCCGGATGCGGGAGCGGTCGGGATGCGGCAGCGTTTAACCGCAAAGGATACCGGGCTGAAGGTATAGACGCTTCGGCAGAACTGGCACGGCTGGCGAAAGAAAATTTCAGGATTAAGGTTACGGTCTGCAACATGGCAAACTGGCGGGCAAATCACCCGTATGACGGAATCTGGTGCTGCGCATCGCTCCTTCATCTTGCAGAACCCGTTTAA
- a CDS encoding C-GCAxxG-C-C family protein, with protein sequence MPHEFKIGNDRTRRLVDPELVAKIDRDFEQELMCSQITFRHGAGKLGYDEEMAMLAASGFGWGMQCGERCGAVTGALMSLGLKFGYRDFSEFSNYEVLKEKQAEFDRRFKEQFGSLTCAGILKANYADPDQRKTIYAEQRYRGCSVLTAYACRLLDELMDDGE encoded by the coding sequence ATGCCGCATGAGTTTAAAATAGGAAACGACAGAACTCGCCGGCTCGTTGATCCGGAGCTTGTCGCTAAGATTGACAGGGATTTTGAGCAGGAACTGATGTGTTCACAGATTACGTTTCGCCATGGAGCCGGAAAACTGGGATATGATGAAGAAATGGCGATGCTGGCTGCAAGTGGATTCGGATGGGGAATGCAGTGCGGAGAACGCTGCGGAGCGGTAACAGGTGCGCTGATGTCTCTTGGCTTGAAATTTGGATATCGCGACTTCTCCGAGTTCTCGAATTACGAGGTGCTGAAGGAGAAACAGGCAGAGTTTGACCGCAGATTTAAGGAACAGTTCGGAAGTCTGACATGCGCCGGAATTCTCAAGGCGAATTACGCAGATCCGGATCAGCGGAAAACCATCTACGCCGAGCAGCGGTACCGCGGATGCTCAGTTCTTACGGCGTATGCCTGCCGGCTTTTAGATGAACTTATGGATGACGGGGAGTGA